From a region of the Rhipicephalus microplus isolate Deutch F79 chromosome X, USDA_Rmic, whole genome shotgun sequence genome:
- the LOC142775427 gene encoding uncharacterized protein LOC142775427 → MAAPAGPPGFDEEADNWEAYRLRLEAYFEVHDVTDEKKRRAILVTALSTKTVDLLAARCAPAKIQDLKYEDAVKFLGERFAPACNEIAESYKFFTRNQLAGESVNEFLVKIRKIASRCNFGSALDRMLRDRIVCGLRDASVCRQLLAKAEPTLREAEEAGRAAEMTAANVDHMASAQNTDNVHAMTMKRRGQPTRHP, encoded by the coding sequence ATGGCTGCGCCCGCGGGCCCACCGGGTTTTGATGAGGAGGCGGACAACTGGGAGGCTTACCGGCTACGCTTGGAAGCATACTTCGAGGTTCACGACGTGACGGACGAGAAGAAACGCAGGGCAattttggtcacggcgttgagcACAAAGACAGTGGATTTATTGGCTGCACGATGCGCGCCGGCGAAGATACAGGACCTGAAATATGAAGATGCTGTGAAGTTCCTGGGTGAGCGATTTGCTCCGGCGTGCAACGAAATCGCAGAATCGTACAAGTTCTTCACAAGGAATCAGCTTGCAGGAGAGTCGGTAAATGAATTTCTCGTGAAAATACGAAAGATTGCAAGCAGGTGTAATTTCGGTAGCGCCCTCGACAGGATGCTAAGGGACCGCATTGTTTGCGGCCTGCGCGACGCTAGTGTTTGTCGGCAGCTGTTGGCAAAAGCGGAACCCACGCTGAGGGAGGCGGAAGAGGCAGGGCGTGCAGCAGAGATGACAGCGGCAAACGTGGACCACATGGCCAGCGCGCAAAACACGGACAATGTGCACGCTATGACGATGAAGCGCAGAGGCCAACCAACTAGGCATCCGTAA